One segment of Aggregicoccus sp. 17bor-14 DNA contains the following:
- the leuS gene encoding leucine--tRNA ligase, with amino-acid sequence MAMNERYEPQAIEGKWQARWEEAGVFRAGARPEAPKKYVLEMLPYPSGAMHMGHVRNYLIGDVYARYYRMLGFDVLHPMGWDALGLPAENAAIKDGVHPAIRTRDNIASFKREMKTLGYSYDWTREVNTSEPEYYRWNQWFFIKMLERDMVYRRFSKVNWCTGCHTVIANEQVKEGRCERCDSPVHDKEMPEWAFRITRDSQALLDGLDTLTQWPERITSMQRHWIGRSEGAEAEFAVQGSNEKIRIFTTRIDTVYGCTYVVLAPEHRLVKGLTTPEQAASVQAFVAKMAAMSKTDRTQEGAEKEGVFTGSYAVNPFTGKPVPIWIANFVLADYGTGAVMSVPAHDERDFAFARKYALPLRVVVQGEAQQKAGEPVPDAATLEAALTEDGILVDSGEFTGLPSADARRRMSAQLEAKGQGKATVTYRQKDWGFSRQRYWGTPIPIIYCEKCDPERKGIPVPLDQLPVRQPEIDVQAVLTGKGEPPLAKVPEFVNTTCPTCGGPARREVETMDTFVDSCWYYARYLSPHYDQAPFDPKEAQRWLPVDIYVGGPEHAVMHLLYFRFWSRQMKQLGLTPVDEPVTRLITQGIVNGPDGRKMSKRWGNSVAPASIVQKYGADTARTYVLFAGPPERDFDWSDDQVEGAHRFLKRVWVLAQTHVACADAKHEGSFEGKALETRRIAHKCVKRVGEAIERLSFNTAIAGVMECVNALYQQGTPETPAERAAMAEAIRLLAAVLTPFAPHIADEIAEAYGARAFTVTEAWPTFDPALVVDDVIPYAVQVNGKLRAEVRAPVDATEAQVRALAEAEEKVQSALAGKTLRKVVFVPKRLLNLVVG; translated from the coding sequence ATGGCGATGAACGAGCGTTACGAGCCGCAGGCGATCGAGGGCAAGTGGCAGGCCCGCTGGGAAGAGGCCGGGGTGTTCCGCGCGGGCGCACGCCCCGAGGCCCCCAAGAAGTACGTCCTCGAGATGCTCCCGTACCCCAGCGGGGCGATGCACATGGGGCACGTGCGCAACTACCTCATCGGTGACGTGTACGCGCGCTACTACCGGATGCTGGGCTTCGACGTCCTGCACCCCATGGGCTGGGACGCGCTGGGCCTGCCGGCCGAGAACGCCGCCATCAAGGACGGCGTGCACCCGGCCATCCGCACCCGCGACAACATCGCGTCCTTCAAGCGCGAGATGAAGACGCTGGGCTACAGCTACGACTGGACCCGCGAGGTGAACACCAGCGAGCCCGAGTACTACCGCTGGAACCAGTGGTTCTTCATCAAGATGCTCGAGCGCGACATGGTGTACCGGCGCTTCAGCAAGGTGAACTGGTGCACCGGCTGCCACACGGTCATCGCCAACGAGCAGGTGAAGGAGGGCCGCTGCGAGCGCTGCGACTCGCCCGTGCACGACAAGGAGATGCCCGAGTGGGCGTTCCGCATCACGCGCGACTCGCAGGCCCTGCTGGACGGCCTGGACACGCTCACCCAGTGGCCCGAGCGCATCACCAGCATGCAGCGCCACTGGATCGGCCGCTCCGAGGGCGCCGAGGCCGAGTTCGCCGTGCAGGGGAGCAACGAGAAGATCCGCATCTTCACCACCCGCATCGACACGGTGTACGGCTGCACCTACGTGGTGCTCGCGCCCGAGCACCGCCTGGTGAAGGGGCTCACCACGCCGGAGCAGGCGGCGAGCGTGCAGGCCTTCGTGGCGAAGATGGCCGCGATGAGCAAGACGGACCGCACCCAGGAGGGCGCCGAGAAGGAGGGCGTCTTCACGGGCAGCTACGCGGTGAACCCCTTCACCGGCAAGCCCGTCCCCATCTGGATCGCCAACTTCGTGCTGGCCGACTACGGCACCGGCGCGGTGATGAGCGTGCCGGCGCACGACGAGCGCGACTTCGCGTTCGCGCGCAAGTACGCGCTGCCGCTGCGGGTCGTGGTGCAGGGCGAGGCTCAGCAGAAGGCGGGGGAGCCCGTGCCGGACGCGGCCACGCTGGAGGCCGCGCTCACCGAGGACGGCATCCTGGTGGACTCGGGAGAGTTCACGGGCCTGCCTTCCGCGGACGCGCGCCGCCGCATGAGCGCGCAGCTGGAGGCGAAGGGGCAGGGCAAGGCCACCGTCACGTACCGCCAGAAGGACTGGGGCTTCAGCCGCCAGCGCTACTGGGGCACGCCCATCCCCATCATCTACTGCGAGAAGTGCGACCCCGAGCGCAAGGGCATCCCGGTGCCGCTGGATCAGCTCCCGGTGCGCCAGCCGGAGATCGACGTGCAGGCGGTGCTCACCGGCAAGGGCGAGCCCCCGCTCGCCAAGGTGCCCGAGTTCGTCAACACCACCTGCCCCACCTGCGGAGGCCCCGCGCGGCGCGAGGTGGAGACGATGGACACCTTCGTCGACTCCTGCTGGTACTACGCGCGCTACCTCTCGCCGCACTACGACCAGGCCCCCTTCGACCCGAAGGAGGCCCAGCGCTGGCTGCCCGTGGACATCTACGTGGGCGGCCCCGAGCACGCGGTGATGCACCTGCTCTACTTCCGGTTCTGGAGCCGGCAGATGAAGCAACTGGGCCTCACCCCGGTGGACGAGCCCGTCACGCGCCTCATCACCCAGGGCATCGTGAACGGGCCGGACGGCCGCAAGATGTCCAAGCGCTGGGGCAACTCCGTGGCGCCCGCCTCCATCGTGCAGAAGTACGGCGCGGACACGGCGCGCACCTACGTGCTCTTCGCGGGCCCGCCCGAGCGCGACTTCGACTGGTCCGACGACCAGGTGGAGGGTGCCCACCGCTTCCTCAAGCGCGTGTGGGTGCTCGCCCAGACGCACGTGGCCTGCGCGGACGCGAAGCATGAGGGCTCGTTCGAGGGCAAGGCGCTGGAGACGCGCCGCATCGCGCACAAGTGCGTGAAGCGGGTGGGCGAGGCCATCGAGCGCCTCTCGTTCAACACCGCCATCGCCGGCGTGATGGAGTGCGTGAACGCGCTCTACCAGCAGGGCACGCCCGAGACGCCGGCCGAGCGCGCCGCCATGGCCGAGGCCATCCGGCTGCTCGCCGCGGTGCTCACCCCGTTCGCGCCGCACATCGCGGACGAGATCGCCGAGGCCTACGGCGCCCGCGCCTTCACCGTCACGGAGGCCTGGCCCACCTTCGACCCGGCGCTCGTGGTGGACGACGTCATCCCCTACGCCGTGCAGGTGAACGGCAAGCTGCGCGCGGAGGTGCGCGCGCCGGTGGACGCCACCGAGGCGCAGGTGCGCGCGCTCGCCGAGGCCGAGGAGAAGGTGCAGAGCGCGCTCGCGGGCAAGACGCTGCGCAAGGTGGTGTTCGTGCCCAAGCGCCTGCTGAACCTCGTGGTCGGCTAG
- a CDS encoding putative ABC exporter domain-containing protein, with translation MSFARAVAFLWLSSARNRVRRQLRRLAQPKYLAGAVVGLAYFYSVFLQRLHLGGGGRGGPPYGARLVLEVLLCGGALLTVLGAWSLGADRPQLTFTEAEVQLLFPAPVSRRALVRYRAARGLLRAALSALLTTLFFGRSMASHAGFFAVGSFLSLGTLQLHVAAASLVRTRLAERGRAWLRWVGVALVVGALALALLLALRGQPLPGPGMRSWQVQAWGEAVLGSRPLHWALAPFRALVAPALAVDLRHFVRALPWALGLLLAHGVWLERLEVPFEEAAVGAADARARGLGTRGLRRQRVTLKPVPFRLAPTGRPEVALLWKNLVAGRRLGALSFLGVTLALGAVLAGLLVGSAGGAFGGRLVFVAAVCVGLAGFLAVLGPGSLRVDLRMDLPKLELLRALPLRGSQVVAGELLAPGLLLALLQALLLVLGFALSSREPVPGLPLPLRAAATLGLLPLLPAISLAGLLVQNVAVVLFPSWLPTAAAGQVEPARGIEVFGQRLLMLAGTLLVLALGLVPASLLALLLGWGLQGLLGPWALVPAGAAAAALLLGEVALGVLLLGRAFDRLDVSGEALGE, from the coding sequence TTGAGCTTCGCGCGCGCCGTGGCCTTCCTCTGGCTGAGCAGCGCGCGCAACCGCGTGCGCCGCCAGCTGCGCCGGCTCGCCCAGCCCAAGTACCTCGCGGGCGCGGTGGTGGGGCTCGCCTACTTCTACTCGGTGTTCCTGCAGCGGCTGCACCTGGGGGGCGGTGGGCGCGGCGGCCCCCCGTACGGCGCGCGCCTGGTGCTGGAGGTGCTGCTGTGCGGCGGCGCACTGCTCACCGTGCTCGGGGCCTGGAGCCTCGGCGCGGACCGGCCGCAGCTCACCTTCACCGAGGCCGAGGTGCAGCTGCTCTTCCCCGCGCCCGTGTCGCGGCGCGCGCTGGTGCGCTACCGCGCGGCGCGCGGCCTGCTGCGCGCCGCCCTGAGCGCGCTGCTCACCACGCTGTTCTTCGGTCGCAGCATGGCCTCGCACGCCGGGTTCTTCGCCGTGGGCTCCTTCCTGTCGCTGGGGACGCTGCAGCTGCACGTGGCCGCGGCCTCCCTGGTGCGCACCCGGCTCGCCGAGCGCGGGCGCGCGTGGCTGCGCTGGGTGGGCGTCGCGCTCGTCGTGGGCGCGCTCGCGCTCGCGCTGCTGCTCGCCCTGCGCGGCCAGCCCTTGCCAGGGCCCGGCATGCGCAGCTGGCAGGTGCAGGCCTGGGGGGAGGCCGTGCTCGGAAGCCGCCCCTTGCACTGGGCGCTCGCGCCGTTCCGGGCGCTGGTGGCGCCGGCGCTCGCGGTGGACCTGCGCCACTTCGTGCGCGCGCTCCCCTGGGCGCTGGGGCTGCTGCTCGCGCACGGGGTGTGGCTCGAGCGGCTGGAGGTGCCCTTCGAGGAGGCCGCGGTGGGTGCTGCGGACGCGCGGGCGCGGGGGCTGGGCACGCGCGGGCTGCGCCGCCAGCGGGTGACGCTCAAGCCCGTGCCCTTCCGCCTTGCGCCCACGGGGCGCCCCGAGGTGGCGTTGCTGTGGAAGAACCTCGTCGCCGGGCGGCGCCTGGGCGCACTCTCCTTCCTGGGCGTGACGCTGGCCCTGGGCGCGGTGCTGGCGGGCCTGCTGGTGGGCTCCGCGGGCGGGGCCTTCGGGGGGCGGCTCGTCTTCGTGGCGGCGGTGTGCGTGGGGCTCGCGGGCTTCCTCGCGGTGCTGGGGCCCGGGAGCCTCCGGGTGGACCTGCGCATGGACCTGCCCAAGCTGGAGCTGCTGCGGGCGCTGCCCCTGCGAGGCTCGCAGGTGGTGGCCGGCGAGCTGCTCGCCCCCGGACTGCTGCTCGCGCTGCTGCAGGCCCTGCTCCTGGTGCTCGGCTTCGCGCTCTCGTCCCGTGAGCCGGTCCCGGGGCTCCCGCTGCCCCTGAGGGCCGCCGCCACGCTGGGGTTGCTGCCGCTCTTGCCTGCCATCTCGCTCGCCGGGCTGCTGGTGCAGAACGTGGCCGTGGTGCTCTTTCCCTCCTGGCTGCCCACGGCCGCTGCGGGCCAGGTGGAGCCGGCGCGGGGCATCGAAGTCTTCGGCCAGCGGCTGCTGATGCTGGCCGGCACGCTCCTGGTGCTCGCGCTGGGGCTGGTGCCGGCGAGCCTCCTCGCGCTGCTGCTCGGCTGGGGGTTGCAGGGCCTGCTGGGCCCCTGGGCGCTGGTGCCCGCGGGGGCCGCCGCGGCGGCGCTGCTGCTGGGGGAGGTGGCGCTGGGGGTGCTCCTGCTCGGCCGCGCCTTCGACCGGCTGGACGTGTCCGGCGAGGCGCTGGGCGAGTAG
- a CDS encoding ABC transporter ATP-binding protein, with product MTDVPQMAPAPLLSVQGLSKRYGTLQAVQELSFDVAPGELLGLVGPNGAGKTSTLRCLAGILPPTTGSIHVAGHALATHPVQAKRELAFLPDEPRLFEYLTVKEHLAFFARLYGVADWEARAEALLSEMELAGKEGALPGELSRGMKQKLSIACGLLHAPRLILLDEPLTGLDPLGIRRMKASLRERAEGGAALVLSSHLLPLVEELCSRILVIARGRVVALGTLAEIRARLQGSTDAEAPASLEELFVRITTDAGGA from the coding sequence ATGACGGACGTCCCGCAGATGGCACCCGCGCCGCTGCTCTCGGTGCAGGGGCTGAGCAAGCGCTACGGCACGCTGCAGGCGGTGCAGGAGCTGAGCTTCGACGTCGCCCCGGGCGAGCTGCTCGGCCTCGTGGGGCCCAACGGGGCAGGGAAGACCTCCACGCTGCGCTGTCTCGCGGGCATCCTGCCGCCCACCACGGGCAGCATCCACGTCGCGGGCCACGCGCTCGCCACGCACCCCGTGCAGGCGAAGCGCGAGCTGGCGTTCCTGCCGGACGAGCCCCGCCTCTTCGAGTACCTCACGGTGAAGGAGCACCTCGCCTTCTTCGCGCGGCTCTACGGCGTCGCGGACTGGGAGGCGCGCGCGGAGGCGCTGCTCTCCGAGATGGAGCTCGCGGGCAAGGAGGGGGCGCTGCCCGGCGAGCTCTCGCGCGGGATGAAGCAGAAGCTCTCCATCGCCTGCGGCCTCCTGCACGCCCCGCGCCTCATCCTCCTGGACGAGCCGCTCACCGGCCTGGACCCGCTCGGCATCCGCCGCATGAAGGCGAGCCTGCGCGAGCGGGCCGAAGGGGGCGCGGCGCTGGTGCTCTCCAGCCACCTGCTGCCGCTGGTGGAGGAGCTGTGCAGCCGCATCCTCGTCATCGCCCGCGGGCGCGTCGTCGCGCTGGGCACGCTCGCGGAGATCCGCGCGCGGCTGCAGGGCAGCACGGACGCCGAGGCTCCCGCCTCGCTCGAGGAGCTCTTCGTGCGCATCACCACGGACGCGGGCGGCGCTTGA
- a CDS encoding response regulator: MTDLRALVVDDSQAMRRSLVFALQRIAGLHCEEAADGAEGLKKLTAARFDLVLTDINMPLMDGLKLVHHIRQSEAHRGVPVVVITTEAAAEDRARAMALGASAYLVKPVQAATVLETVKGLLKLP; the protein is encoded by the coding sequence ATGACGGACTTGCGCGCCCTGGTGGTGGACGACTCGCAGGCGATGCGCCGCAGCCTCGTGTTCGCCCTGCAGCGCATCGCGGGGCTGCACTGCGAGGAGGCGGCGGACGGCGCCGAGGGGCTGAAGAAGCTCACGGCGGCGCGCTTCGACCTCGTCCTCACCGACATCAACATGCCGCTGATGGACGGGCTCAAGCTGGTGCACCACATCCGCCAGTCCGAGGCGCACCGCGGCGTGCCGGTGGTGGTGATCACCACCGAGGCGGCCGCGGAGGACCGCGCGCGCGCCATGGCGCTGGGGGCGAGCGCGTACCTGGTCAAGCCCGTGCAGGCGGCGACCGTGCTCGAGACGGTGAAGGGCCTGCTGAAGCTGCCATGA
- a CDS encoding chemotaxis response regulator protein-glutamate methylesterase: MSADGTTRVLVVDDSAHNRRVLTTLLESVPDVRVVDRAQDGEEGLRKVKLLRPDVITLDLEMPKLDGYGFLRLLMSSVPTPVIVVSSYAHRVDVFKALELGAFDFVAKPSRATPDAQEALRTTLLEKVHAARLARPAPARPEPGAPLAVVAIGASTGGPPAVQRLLEALSAEPSACVLVAQHMPEHFTRAFAQRLDRLGPFTVKEAEDGDEALPAHAFIAPGGRQLVLERQGAKLLLRTPASDPTDRHAPSVDRLFKSVAACLGPQALGVVLTGMGSDGSRGARAIRDAGGEVWAESEETAVIFGMPKEAIATGAVRRVLPLGDIGQALLARLRVGR; this comes from the coding sequence ATGAGCGCGGATGGCACCACGCGCGTGCTCGTGGTGGACGACTCGGCGCACAACCGCCGGGTGCTCACCACGCTGCTCGAGTCCGTGCCGGACGTGCGCGTGGTGGACCGCGCCCAGGATGGGGAAGAGGGCCTGCGCAAGGTGAAGCTGCTGCGCCCGGACGTCATCACCCTGGACCTGGAGATGCCGAAGCTGGACGGCTACGGCTTCCTGCGCCTCCTGATGAGCAGCGTGCCCACGCCGGTCATCGTGGTCTCCAGCTACGCGCACCGCGTGGACGTGTTCAAGGCGCTGGAGTTGGGCGCCTTCGACTTCGTGGCCAAGCCCTCGCGCGCAACCCCCGATGCCCAGGAGGCGCTGCGCACCACCCTGCTGGAGAAGGTGCACGCGGCGCGGCTCGCGCGGCCCGCGCCCGCCCGTCCCGAGCCCGGCGCACCGCTCGCGGTGGTGGCGATCGGCGCCTCCACCGGCGGCCCTCCGGCGGTGCAGCGCCTGCTCGAGGCGCTCTCCGCCGAGCCCTCCGCCTGCGTGCTGGTGGCCCAGCACATGCCGGAGCACTTCACGCGCGCCTTCGCGCAGCGGCTGGACCGGCTCGGACCCTTCACGGTGAAGGAGGCGGAGGACGGAGACGAGGCACTGCCGGCCCACGCGTTCATCGCGCCGGGCGGGCGGCAGCTGGTGCTCGAGCGGCAGGGCGCGAAGCTGCTCCTGCGCACCCCGGCCTCCGACCCCACGGATCGCCACGCGCCCTCCGTGGACCGGCTCTTCAAGAGCGTGGCCGCGTGCCTCGGGCCGCAGGCGCTCGGCGTGGTGCTCACCGGCATGGGCTCGGATGGCTCGCGCGGCGCGCGCGCCATCCGCGACGCAGGCGGCGAGGTGTGGGCGGAGTCCGAGGAGACCGCCGTCATCTTCGGCATGCCCAAGGAAGCCATCGCCACGGGCGCGGTGCGCCGCGTCCTTCCACTGGGGGACATCGGACAGGCGCTGCTCGCGCGGCTGCGCGTTGGGCGCTGA
- a CDS encoding protein-glutamate O-methyltransferase CheR, whose translation MAAFDEPRPQMSPEDFRLLRDLVHAHCGILVREDMQFVMERRLAPRLEALGLEDFRAYYRFLRYAPERRAELEAAVEALTTHETYFYREPQQLRALSDELLPQLQRKNARTRRLRFWSAGCSTGEEAYTVAMLLKASGRFEGWDVEVYGTDISRRVLEAARRAEYGPSSMRAIPPEVQQRFFVPVSGGAGRLRVREDVRAWVSFGQLNLLEPGAAQLVPQVDVVLCRNVMIYFDPAARRQVLRVFHDKLVPGGYLLLGHSENLLNLSADFELVHLRTDLVYRRPEPIAPATGGRP comes from the coding sequence GTGGCGGCCTTCGACGAACCGCGCCCGCAGATGTCTCCGGAGGACTTCCGCCTCCTGCGCGACCTCGTGCACGCGCACTGCGGCATCCTGGTGCGCGAGGACATGCAGTTCGTCATGGAGCGCCGGCTCGCGCCGCGCCTCGAGGCCCTCGGGCTCGAGGACTTCCGCGCCTACTACCGCTTCCTGCGCTACGCCCCCGAGCGGCGCGCGGAGCTCGAGGCGGCGGTGGAGGCGCTCACCACGCACGAGACCTACTTCTACCGCGAGCCCCAGCAGCTGCGGGCCCTCTCGGACGAGCTGCTGCCCCAGCTGCAGCGCAAGAATGCGCGCACGCGCCGGCTGCGCTTCTGGAGCGCGGGCTGCTCCACGGGGGAGGAGGCCTACACCGTGGCGATGCTGCTCAAGGCGAGCGGCCGCTTCGAGGGCTGGGACGTGGAGGTCTACGGCACGGACATCTCGCGCCGCGTGCTCGAGGCGGCGCGGCGCGCCGAGTACGGGCCCTCGTCCATGCGGGCCATCCCCCCCGAGGTGCAGCAGCGCTTCTTCGTGCCGGTGAGCGGCGGGGCAGGGCGGCTGCGCGTGCGCGAGGACGTGCGGGCCTGGGTGTCCTTCGGGCAGCTCAACCTGCTGGAGCCGGGGGCCGCGCAGCTGGTGCCGCAGGTGGACGTGGTGCTCTGCCGCAACGTGATGATCTACTTCGACCCGGCGGCGCGAAGGCAGGTGCTGCGCGTGTTCCACGACAAGCTGGTGCCGGGCGGCTACCTGCTGCTCGGCCACTCGGAGAACCTGCTCAACCTGAGCGCCGACTTCGAGCTGGTGCACCTGCGCACGGACCTCGTCTACCGCCGCCCGGAGCCCATCGCTCCCGCCACGGGAGGTCGCCCATGA
- a CDS encoding HEAT repeat domain-containing protein has product MSAQAEELRYQALQQLDPAARGALEALLAGLHDESWRVRRIAAEGFARLAAPERAVAPLVAVLGERGETGARNAAAEALVRLGERALPGLRGLLAHADPDQRKFAADILGQLGSARAAPDLVRALADPDLNVRVSVAEALGGVGARDEATAGALRPLLSSPEALLRLAALESLTRLGLPPPLGVVAPLLEDGRLRASAYRALGFVEEPGALPLLARGLASASRAVREAALEALGAQARRVPPAQRGALEASVRGALEGDPQVSARLTEALETGELSVRAGALAAAAALKDPALALPVARAGLEERLAGEVAHALRQLGPEACDALASHLVALPPPARAAVGEVLVEVASPACIGAVRGLLSETEPGVRELAVRALGRSRSLEALPLLLALLSDPDLGAGAGRALQGLSAGLQVPVREALERAQEREPSPAGLRTLGRVGGSGALPLLRRSARSADPALRAAALEAVAELGADGAAELARYALADEAAAVRRAAVRALGRVGSAQAEALLQRALRDEDGGVRMAAVEAAGECGAQGCVPLLQALVAGEDGGLAWAALAALGRLRALSPALLGAAARHPDAEVVKAALEAGAPYTAEVAVLAQGLLGHARWDVRAAAARTLAQHAGAAAGPALEAALAREPDALVREALTQALGRLGRG; this is encoded by the coding sequence GTGAGTGCGCAGGCCGAGGAGCTGCGCTACCAGGCGCTGCAGCAGCTGGACCCTGCCGCGCGAGGCGCGCTCGAGGCGCTGCTCGCGGGCCTGCACGACGAGAGCTGGCGCGTGCGCCGCATCGCCGCCGAGGGCTTCGCGCGGCTCGCCGCCCCCGAGCGCGCGGTGGCGCCGCTGGTCGCGGTGCTGGGAGAGCGCGGAGAGACGGGCGCGCGCAACGCGGCGGCCGAGGCGCTGGTGCGCCTGGGGGAGCGGGCGCTGCCGGGCCTGCGCGGGCTGCTCGCGCACGCGGACCCGGACCAGCGCAAGTTCGCCGCGGACATCCTCGGGCAGCTGGGCAGCGCCCGCGCCGCGCCGGACCTCGTGCGGGCGCTCGCGGACCCCGACCTCAACGTGCGCGTCTCGGTGGCCGAGGCGCTGGGCGGCGTGGGCGCGCGGGACGAGGCGACCGCAGGCGCGCTGCGCCCGCTGCTCTCGAGCCCGGAGGCGCTCCTGCGCCTCGCCGCGCTGGAGTCCCTCACGCGGCTCGGCCTCCCGCCCCCGCTCGGCGTGGTGGCGCCGCTGCTCGAGGACGGCCGGCTGCGCGCGAGCGCGTACCGCGCCCTCGGGTTCGTCGAGGAGCCCGGCGCGCTGCCGCTGCTCGCCCGCGGGCTCGCCTCCGCGTCGCGCGCGGTGCGCGAGGCGGCGCTGGAGGCCCTCGGCGCCCAGGCCCGGCGGGTGCCTCCGGCGCAGCGCGGGGCGCTCGAGGCCTCCGTGCGCGGCGCGCTGGAGGGGGACCCCCAGGTGAGCGCGCGCCTCACCGAGGCGCTGGAGACGGGGGAGCTGTCCGTGCGCGCGGGCGCCCTCGCGGCCGCGGCCGCGCTGAAGGACCCCGCGCTCGCGCTTCCCGTGGCCCGCGCAGGGCTCGAGGAGCGGCTCGCGGGCGAGGTGGCGCACGCGCTGCGCCAGCTGGGCCCCGAGGCCTGCGACGCGCTCGCGAGCCACCTCGTGGCCTTGCCGCCCCCTGCGCGCGCCGCGGTGGGCGAGGTGCTGGTGGAGGTGGCCTCGCCCGCCTGCATCGGCGCCGTGCGCGGCCTGCTTTCCGAGACGGAGCCCGGGGTGCGCGAGCTGGCGGTGCGCGCGCTGGGCCGCTCGCGCAGCCTCGAGGCCCTGCCGCTCCTGCTCGCACTGCTCTCCGACCCCGACCTGGGGGCGGGGGCGGGGCGGGCCCTGCAGGGGCTCTCCGCGGGCCTGCAGGTGCCGGTGCGCGAGGCGCTCGAGCGCGCGCAGGAGCGCGAGCCCAGCCCTGCGGGGCTGCGCACCCTGGGGCGCGTGGGCGGCAGCGGCGCGCTGCCCCTGCTGCGGCGCTCGGCGCGCAGCGCGGACCCGGCGCTGCGGGCCGCGGCGCTCGAGGCCGTGGCGGAGCTGGGCGCGGACGGAGCCGCGGAGCTCGCGCGCTACGCGCTCGCGGACGAGGCGGCGGCCGTGCGCCGCGCGGCCGTGCGCGCGTTGGGGCGCGTCGGCTCGGCGCAGGCGGAGGCGCTGCTGCAGCGCGCGCTGCGCGACGAGGACGGCGGCGTGCGCATGGCCGCGGTGGAGGCGGCCGGGGAGTGCGGCGCGCAGGGCTGCGTGCCGCTGCTGCAGGCGCTCGTCGCGGGGGAGGACGGCGGCCTCGCCTGGGCGGCGCTCGCGGCGCTGGGGCGGCTGCGCGCCCTCAGCCCGGCGCTGCTGGGCGCCGCCGCGCGCCACCCGGACGCGGAGGTGGTGAAGGCGGCGCTGGAAGCCGGCGCGCCCTACACGGCCGAGGTGGCCGTGCTCGCGCAGGGGCTGCTCGGCCACGCGCGCTGGGACGTGCGGGCGGCCGCGGCGCGCACGCTGGCGCAGCACGCAGGCGCGGCGGCCGGGCCCGCGCTCGAGGCCGCGCTCGCGCGCGAGCCGGATGCCCTGGTGCGAGAGGCCCTCACGCAGGCGCTGGGGCGCCTCGGGCGGGGCTAG
- a CDS encoding chemotaxis protein CheW, which yields MRTRPSLVPTRPHSELPSHEPPVQLCAFLVGSEEYAVDIMRVEEILPPQPLTAMPRAPVYVEGVIQLRGAVLPVVDLRKRLLGPGAPPPSRTRLLICLFGRRRVAVAVDRVTEVVHVRKSEIKPAPPLQAAGQRPFVVGVWGPPARLKLLLDLKALLAADAKGAP from the coding sequence ATGAGAACCCGCCCGTCCCTCGTCCCCACGCGCCCGCACAGCGAGCTGCCCTCGCACGAGCCGCCCGTGCAGCTGTGCGCCTTCCTCGTGGGGAGCGAGGAGTACGCGGTGGACATCATGCGCGTGGAGGAGATCCTCCCGCCCCAGCCGCTCACCGCGATGCCCCGCGCTCCGGTGTACGTGGAGGGGGTCATCCAGCTGCGCGGCGCGGTGCTCCCGGTGGTGGACCTGCGCAAGCGGCTGCTGGGGCCCGGCGCGCCGCCCCCCTCGCGCACGCGGCTGCTCATCTGCCTCTTCGGGCGGCGCCGGGTGGCGGTGGCCGTGGACCGCGTGACCGAGGTGGTGCACGTGCGCAAGAGCGAGATCAAGCCCGCGCCCCCGCTGCAGGCGGCCGGGCAGCGCCCCTTCGTCGTGGGCGTGTGGGGCCCGCCCGCGCGGCTCAAGCTGCTCCTGGATCTCAAGGCGCTGCTCGCCGCCGATGCGAAGGGGGCGCCGTGA
- a CDS encoding chemotaxis protein CheW translates to MARLSELLDEFFYRPDEDVSALDALLAGGEEVPVAAPEELPQEFLAFELQGECYAVPIGQVREIVKVPPLTELPRAPAHLLGVMNLRGDVMPVYGLKKRLNLVDVPAVRAGPDAVPAPRAARIVVVHGGSEGGAGIWVDAIRDVVRLRPSTLEPAPAGIASGERPAVVGLGRRGPELFILLDLEQALA, encoded by the coding sequence GTGGCCCGCCTCTCCGAGCTGCTGGACGAGTTCTTCTACCGCCCCGACGAGGACGTGAGCGCCCTGGATGCGCTCCTCGCCGGCGGGGAGGAGGTGCCCGTGGCGGCGCCCGAGGAGCTGCCGCAGGAGTTCCTCGCCTTCGAGCTGCAGGGCGAGTGCTACGCGGTGCCCATCGGGCAGGTGCGGGAGATCGTGAAGGTGCCGCCCCTCACCGAGCTGCCGCGCGCTCCGGCGCACCTCCTGGGCGTGATGAACCTGCGCGGCGACGTGATGCCCGTCTACGGCCTCAAGAAGCGCCTCAACCTGGTGGACGTGCCGGCGGTGCGCGCCGGTCCGGACGCGGTGCCCGCGCCGCGCGCCGCGCGCATCGTGGTGGTGCACGGCGGCAGCGAGGGCGGGGCCGGCATCTGGGTGGACGCCATCCGGGACGTGGTGCGGCTGCGCCCCTCCACGCTGGAGCCGGCTCCCGCGGGCATTGCCTCGGGTGAGCGCCCGGCAGTGGTGGGGCTGGGCCGGCGCGGGCCGGAGCTCTTCATCCTCCTCGACCTCGAACAGGCGCTCGCATGA